One Eisenibacter elegans DSM 3317 genomic window, CGCCCAAAATGGGCAATTGCTCTGGCGCGAACGCCTCGCCTATGGGGGTAGCCTACGCATCAGAGCGAGATAAGCTACTCAGGGCTCGTAATGCCAATCAAAAATGGGAAATTATGTGATGATAAAACACTCCTTCACACCACTGGCCATTTTTGGAAAAGTAGCTCGGAGCTTCAGCTCCAAGACAAGCTGAGGTCTCATTTTGGGGGTACAATGAGATTGAGCCCACAGTTTTAACCGTGGGGTTTGAAAAATGTCCAGTGGTGTGAAAATAAGATTAGTTGCCTGTCTCGGCGGCGCCTTCGTCTTCCAACAGTTTAGGTTTGTCAGGAGGCGTAAGGCTCAGCGCCACATCAGCCTCTACCAGATTAAATCCGGTTTTGAGCACCACTTTGTGCTGTTGTGTTACTTCGGGGTAGCCTTGTTTGCTTACTTCGTGAATGAAATTGGCATATTCAATCGGGACTAGTACGGCATATTCCCCTGTGGCCGCGTTGCTTACACACTGTACAATCAGGGCATTGCTGCTGGGGTGTCTGATAGAGACTAGGGCTTCTGTCCCGCGCTGGGTACGGTCAAGCGTGATTTTACCTTTGACCATCAGTATTGTTTGGGGCTTCATATCGGGGTTGGCCTCTCGAATATCGGCGCTGTAAATATCGCCATCGCGCACAAAAAAAGCTTCTTCGCCACTAGCTGGCATAATCAGCCCATAGTCATCATTGACGGTATTGAAGGGCGCTCCAATATTGATGACTTCTCCACAGCTATCGTCATCGTTGAGTGTGGTTTTGAGAATATCTAACCCGCCCCAACCTGCATAACCATCGGAGGCGAAGTAGAGTGTTTTGTTATCGGCTGCAATGAAAGGGGCACGTTCGTTGCCAATAGAGCTGATAGTCAGGCGCTTGAGGTACGACCATACGCCTCGCGCATCTTTGCGGCTGATGTACAAATCCATCTCGCCTTGGTAGTCAGGGCCGGCGGCAACAATAAAAATGTTGCCATCGGGCGAAATCGTCGCC contains:
- a CDS encoding TolB family protein gives rise to the protein MRYYWSIIGMGICLMWLGLMPTQAQFVPPRILKHPGNIRIKGETILNSRYRETNLSISPDGRYLFFMSGRGQQVWSTPFYTTYKGHPEFDGDIWYSTRDANGRWQAPVCVSASVNTAMGEDEPNISTDGQRVYFQSWRADWSRSMGPYYAAQLNGTQWGAPVGLGGGITRFFVDSQTKTPTRIAYATDGATISPDGNIFIVAAGPDYQGEMDLYISRKDARGVWSYLKRLTISSIGNERAPFIAADNKTLYFASDGYAGWGGLDILKTTLNDDDSCGEVINIGAPFNTVNDDYGLIMPASGEEAFFVRDGDIYSADIREANPDMKPQTILMVKGKITLDRTQRGTEALVSIRHPSSNALIVQCVSNAATGEYAVLVPIEYANFIHEVSKQGYPEVTQQHKVVLKTGFNLVEADVALSLTPPDKPKLLEDEGAAETGN